The segment CGTGGGACGTCCTATAGACAATAACCAAGTCTATGTATTGGACCGGAATCTGCAACCGGTTCCCACGGGTGTGGCCGGAGACCTCTACATCGGCGGGCTTGGAGTGGCCCGGGGGTATCTGAACCAACCGGAACGCACCGTGCAGGCTTTTTTACCTCATCCGTTCCGTGAGGGGCTGCGGATGTATCGAACCGGTGATCGTGGCTATTTCCGAGAGGACGGCAGAATCATGTTCCTCGGTCGGGAAGACAATCAGGTGAAAATCAGGGGCATGCGGGTGGAAATCGGAGAAATCGAGAATGCAATTTTGCAGCATGAAGAAGTCAAGGAAGCTGTTGTGATTCTTCGGGAGGATGATCCTTCGGCCAAGAAGTTGGCAGCTTATCTCGTCAGTGCCGCAGATGGGCCCTTGGATTATGGAAAGCTGAGAGCGGATCTTCAGAATAAGCTTCCGGAATACATGATCCCTGCATACTACGTCGGTTTGGATCGACTCCCGCTTAATTCCAATGGGAAAGTGGACCGTTCGGCTCTGCCTGCTCCGGATTCCTCCCACTTGGCATGGGAAGAGGATTTTGTTGAGCCTGGAACGGAAACGGAAAAAACCGTGGCAGCCATTTGGGCTGATTTGCTGGGGTTGGATCAGGTGGGGATACGGGATGACTTTTTCAAATTGGGTGGACATTCCCTGTTGGCTGTTCAGGCCATTTCCCGGATCATGGATATCACGGGAGTGAAGCTTCCGCTCCGCGTATTCTTTGAAAAGTCGACCATTGAAGATCTTGCTGCCCGGATTGATCGAAAAAAAGGAAAAAAACCGTCTTCAAAGTCCATCAAAAGGACAGGGCGTACTGAAAACCTGCCTCTTTCCTTCGCACAGCAGAGGTTGTGGTTTTTGCAACAGCTCAACCCGGAGAGTTCTGTTTACAATATGCCGATGTGTTACATCATCCATGGGGATCTGAGTGTACAAGCATTCAAAGAGAGCCTGAATCAGTTGATGGATCGACACACGATCTTGCGCACCGTATTTGAAGCGAATGCGGATGGTCATCCACTTCAATCCGTCAGAATGCAGTGTCGATTGCCCTTTGAATACAAGGATTTGTCCCACCTTCCTCCGGAAGAAAAAGAAGAAATGTTGCAGAGGATTTTTCACGAGGAAGCTCGTCGTCCCTTTCAATTGACCCAAGGTCCTCTGTTTCGGGTACAGTTGGTTCACTGTGGTGAACGGGAATACCGTTTGATCTTCAATATGCATCACATTATTTCCGACGGTTGGTCCGTGGGACTCCTGATTCGGGAGATTTCGTCGATTTACACAGGAATGGTTGAAGGGAAAAGGGCTGATTTACCTCCCCTCCCCATTCAATATTCCGATTATGCTCTTTGGCAGCAGGAACATCTGACAGACGAACTTTTAAAAGACCAGTTGACTTATTGGAAGAGGCAGTTGGGGGGAGAGATCCCCACCTTGCAACTGCCGGTGGACAAGAGCAGTGAATCGGAGGCTCCATGCAACAGCCGAATGAGTTGCCGTTTACCGGAGGACTTGGTGAAGCGGTTGAAAGAGATCAGCCATAAGGAACAGGCGACGTTGTTTATGACTTTGTCGGCCGCTTTTAATGTCCTATTACACCGAATGACAGATCAGGATGATATTTTGGTGGGGACACCGATTGTCAACCGGGATCAAAAGGAACTGGAGAGCTTGATCGGTCTGTTTCTCAATACGCTGGTATTGCGGACGGACCTGTCCGGAAACCCGTCTTTCACTGAATTACTGAAACGGGTGCATCAAACCTCCCTGGATGCTTATTCCCACAAGGATGTTCCTTTTGAACGGGTGGTTGAGGAAGTGCAACCGAAACGCTCGTTAAACCGGAATCCCTTGTTTGATGTCATGATCAACTATGTCACCCGGGAGGAGATTGATGACCATCTGTGGGATATTCCCGGATTAAAAGTGGAGGAACAAGACTCTCTCGAAATGGAGTCCAAATTTTTCATGACCCTCTACTTCTTTGAAAAGGAGCAGGGATTGCAACTGGATTTGGTCTATCGAGCGGACAAGTTTTCCGATTCACGAATGAAGGAAATGTTGAACCAATACCGAGGTCTTTTGCATCAAATTGCCAAAGAACCTCACCGGGACATCCATTCCTATTCATTGGTGACTCCGGAAGCTGAGAAAACCTTGCCGGATCCCAGTGTCCCGATACAGGAAGTCGAATTAAAACCGGTGACAAAGATGTTTGAAGAACAGGCGGAACGTCTGCCTGAGCAGGTTGCTGTCATTCAGGGGGAGAATCGGTGGACTTACCGTGACCTGAAAAAGCACTCCGACTATTTAGCATGGAAGTTGTATAAAAAAGGGGTTCAAAAGGGAGAGACAGTGGCTGTAACCGGTGGGAAAAGCTTTGAGTTGATCGCAGGGATTCTCGCAGTTTGGAAAATAGGCGGCATCTTTTTACCTGTGGATGAACATCTTCCCTCAAAACGAAGGGAACATCTTTTACAGGAAGCCCAAGCTGCAATCCTGTTGAATTTCTCACAAGAGAAACTTGAATCCCGTCCATCCTCCATCCAAGTTTGGCGTCCGGATCCAGAGGATGTGGAGCTTCGCCTTCCCGGTTCGGAGGAATATATGAAACATCCGGAACTGAATGATCCCGCCTATATATATTTCACTTCCGGGACAACGGGCAGACCGAAAGGTATTATGGGGCAGCATAAAGGGTTGAGTCATTTCCTCGATTGGCAGAGAAAAGAGTTTGGGATTCAACCCCGGGACCGTTTTGCTCAACTGACACATATTTCATTTGATGCTTTTCTGAGAGATGTGTTTATGCCTTTGGTCAGCGGAGCCACGATCTGTTTGCCTCAGGAACCGATAAGTTATGAAGCGGATCACATTTTTCCATGGCTGGAAAGGGAAAAGATCAGTGTATTGCATCTCGTTCCGTCCCTGATTCAGTCGTGGCTGACCGACAAGGTGGTTCCCGGCCGGTTGCCATCGTTGCGTTATGTGTTCTTTTCCGGGGAAGCACTGACCGCTTCCCTGATTGAAAGGTGGCGGAATAAATTTTCGTCGGATATCCAGTTGATCAATCTCTACGGCCCTACAGAAACGACAATGGTCAAAAGCTATACCCGTGTACCCCGGAAAATATCGGCCGGTGTTCAACCCTTGCAACAACCGATGCCTCAAACACAAGTTCTGATCTTTAACCGAAGGCAAAATCTGTGCGGTATCGGCGAAGTGGGAGAAGTGGTTATCCGCACTCCTTACCGGACAAAGGGTTATATCAACGATCCCGAAAAAAATGCCGAGTCCTTTGTACCCAATCCCTTTAACCCCGACTCGGATGAGGATTTGTTGTTTAGAACGGGAGATCTGGGGAGGTACAGACCAGATGGTTCACTGGAGATCCTGGGCAGGCGGGATCACCAAGTGAAGATCCGGGGAATCCGGGTGGATCTGAACGAAGTGGTTTCCACTTTGGCTCAGCACCCGCAGGTTGCTTTCTCTGCGGCAAAGGTTTGGGACATTGAGGGGGATTCGGTTCTTGCCGCTTATGTCATTCCTTCAAATGAAAGTTGTGCAGAGAACGTTTTGAGGAGTTACCTCGGAAATCATCTTCCTGCAACAATGGTTCCATCCTTCTTTCTGTTTTTGGATCAAATGCCGTTGACAAGCAGTGGAAAGGTGGACTACAGTCAGCTGCCCAAGCCGGTGAGAAAGACAAACCACGCCCGGAAAAACGAATTTTCCACATCGGAGCAGAAAGCGTTGGCAAAGATTTGGTCAGATATTCTGGGAAGAAAGAAAGCCAGCGTGGATGACAACTTCTTTGAGCTGGGCGGACATTCGTTGATGGCTTTGAGAATCATCTCACGCATCAAGGATGTATTTGGCATTTCCCTGGAGCTGAAATCAATTTTTGAAGCGCCGACCATTTCTGAATTGGCGGCATTGATCCAGGAGAGGAAGAGACAGAAGACATCCTTTGCTGAATCGGAAATCCAAGCGCTTCAAAGGGATCGTTATCGGGTGAGTCATTTTGTCAAGAAGTGAATGGTTGTGCCGATCCGAGACCTGGGTGGGATATTTGTAAAGAGGCCGATGCTTGGCCTCTTTTTTATTAGGAAATGAAGACTGTGGTTTTTGTGGTCAGTTATTTGCGTAAATTACGGATGTGGTGGCAAAGGAGCTGTTTTAATCTAATGGTAAGAAAAAGATTGGATGTAATTAGTGGAAAGGGTTGGTATCGATGAAGGGGCATTTGGTTCAAATTGCTCCCCTTGAAGAAGAGGACTTCAAGCTGATGTCCCAATGGCTGCGACCATCAATGGCCAGTGCCCTCGGAAGCGGGAAGCAGGACTTTGTCAGGGCGGATCAATTGAAGGAGGAAATTACAAAGGGGCCTGTTAATTATGTCACCATTTTGACCCATCATGATGAAAAAATAGGATTTGTTTCGTGGAAAAAAATGCAATATGAAGGCAGTTATGAGTTGGGAGGGATCGTTGGGGATCAGAAACTTTGGGATTCCGGTTGCGGGGCGGAAGCCACTTTTCTGGTGATGGACCACCTTTTTCAATTTAAGAATGCTCATCGGGTTCAATTTATCACCGGCCTGTTCAATAAGCGAACCATGAGCATGCTGATGAAACATCATGTTGTTATGGAAGGAATTTTAAGAGACTACAATTTTGTGGACGGAGAGTACCACGATGCTGTGATTTGGTCGGTGCTGAGGGATGAATACTATTCCGTGGCGGAGTATGGAACCCCCACCACAGTGATTCCCGAAGAGGAAAAAGCACAAGCGAAAGAAGAATTCCGGAAATTTTTAGAGGAGAAGTGGAGCACGGAAATCTTTGACAATCTGGTTCGGGACGGGAGGTGATCTTCTTGCTGACCGACAAGGTGGCTCTGGTAACGGGTGGGTCCAGAGGAATCGGCAAGGAAATTTGCAAACAGTTTGTTCGCCACGGCGGAAAAGTGATCATCGGCTATCATTCCAACCAAATGATGGCAGAAGAGCTGTTGCGAAGTTTGGAAAAGGAGTATCCCCAGACCGAGTTGATGGCAAAACAAATCGATGTCACTGATTATCAGCAAGTCCATCAAGTGGTTACCGAAATCGTGGATCGGTTTGGACAAATCGATGTATTGGTGAACAATGCCGCCATCGGGATTGAAGGAGCTGTAATTCCGACGAATCCGATGGAGGATTGGGTTAAAGTGATTGAGACCAACCTCATCGGAACTCTTCACTGTATTAAGGCGGTTTCTCTCCATATGTTGCTCGCACAGTCAGGCTCCATCGTAAATGTAACTTCCATTGCCGGGATCTCCGGGATTGAGAGAATCAGCAGTTATTGCGCAAGCAAAGCAGGGGTCATCGGGCTGACCAGGTCTTTAAGCAAAGAGTATGCTCCGTACAATGTTCGAGTGAACGCTGTTGCACCCGGTTATACGGAGGATACCGGCATGTTGTATCGGATTCCGGAAGAGCAATTGAAAAAAATCAAGGATCGGGTCCCGTTGCAACGTTTTGCCCTTCCGAAAGAGATTGTGGATTCCGTCTCTTTCTTAGCTTCGGACCAATCGACTTACATCACGGGACAAACCCTTGTTGTCGATGGTGGGTACACCGCTTAACACATTTTTAAACACAGAGGTGTTGCCTGATGACCAAAACAGCGGTTTTGTTTCCCCCGTTTCTGGTCAATATCCAGCCTGGAGCCTACAGAGATCTTTATGACCGTTATTCCTGTATCAGAGAGAAATTTGAGGAAGCCAGCGATGCATTGGGGGTGGACCTCCGCAAAACTTTTTTTTCCGATGATGAGAAAAAGGTGAATCACGGCCCCAGCGCACGCTCTTCCATTATCACCATCAGTACGGCCATCTTTGAAATGGTGAAGGACCGGTTTCCCCAAGGAGACTATTACCTGGGTTTAAGTCTGGGTCAACTGTGTGCCGCCCATGCCAGTGAGTGTTACAGTTTTGCCGATATGATCCGTATGGTTTACAAGATGGCTTTCATGGAGTACAAGGCTTTTCACGGTTCAAATTACGGCGTTTACTTTTATTACAACACCGATTCCCGGTGGCTTTTGCAAACCATGGAGAAACTGATGGACGAAGGGCATTATCTGAAACCCTGTGCGTTCATGGCTGACAGCCAGATGTTGGTGACAGGGGATATCGAGGGTTTGGAAAAGCTGAACCAAAAAGTCAGCGATCATGGTGGATTGGGAATCATCAATCCCAACGGATTTCCTGCACATTGCCCCCTGATGCAGGATGTAAAAGAGGATTTTAAACGAAGCGTGATCGACCCTCTGACCATTGAAGCTCCCCGTGTCCCTCTGGTATGCAATTATACAGCGGAGATCTTGACCACCAGTGAGGAAGTACGGACAGGCTTGATCGAGCAGTACACTTCCCCTGTTTTGTGGAGACAATCCATGGAGCGTTTGCACAAGGAAGGGGTTCAGAACGTTGTGATTATCGGGCCCGGAAATATGATCTTCAAATCGATGGCTTACCTCCCCTATTCTTTTAACATCCTGACATATTTGAATCTTGAGGAGTTGGAAAGGTCTCAAGCCGGTTAGGAGAGGATTCAATTGAAAACAGCAGTTGTGTTTCCAGGCTTTTCCCCCTCTTCGTATCCAGAGGTCCAAGAGTTTATTGAATCCAATGGGTATGCGGAAAAATGGTACAGCAGGGCGGAAGATATATTGGGCTACTCCCTGAAGGAGGCTTTTCGAGAAGCAACAGAAGCAGATTGGGAAATCAATGAACTTGCCTTTTTGATTAATACTCTCGCTTTGGCCGACTATGCCGGAGAAAATCATTCTTTAACTCCTGAATATTGTATGGGGTCCAGCTTCGGGGGGATGATCGGGGCGGTTTATACCGGAAGTCTTTCATTGGCTGATGCGCTTTGGCTGTCCTATCAAAGTACAAACCGGGAGAAACGTTATATGACTGAACGGATTTTCAACCGGTATCAGACAGATTTCATCTATCAATATCCGGCGGAGCGGGTCATGCAAGATGTTCGGGATTATACGGAGAAAGGAAAATACCTGGAGATCTCCTCTTATTTATCGAGAAACTTGGTAGCAGTTTCAGGTGAAATGGATGTCATCCGAGAGATGAAGAAGAAGGTGAGACAAGCACGGGGGATATCTCTTTTTACGATGGATCGTTTGATTCATTGCAAAAAGTTGAAAGAAATTAAAGAAATTGTCGGACGGGAGGTTCATAGCAAAGTCTCTTTCCGTCCTCCGAGAATACCTATGATCTCTGATATCGACGGCAGTATTTTGGTGGAACCCGTTAAGATTAAAAACCTGTTGCTGGACTGGTTTGATCAGCCGGTGCGGATGCATTTGGCGAAAACAACGATGAAAAAATGCGGAATTGAAAAGGTGTTTGTGGTGGGTCCCCGCAGTATATTCGGTTCGTTGATGAGCGAAGACTTTTCAGTCGAGGTGATCAGCCCGGAGACTGCATGTCAAACAGCCACCGGGTGAATGGGGTGGAACTGATGGACATTTCACAGAGACAGGGGAGATTGCTGCTCCCTGATCGCTCCTTCTCTCACTGGGAATTCAAAG is part of the Kroppenstedtia eburnea genome and harbors:
- a CDS encoding SDR family NAD(P)-dependent oxidoreductase — protein: MIFLLTDKVALVTGGSRGIGKEICKQFVRHGGKVIIGYHSNQMMAEELLRSLEKEYPQTELMAKQIDVTDYQQVHQVVTEIVDRFGQIDVLVNNAAIGIEGAVIPTNPMEDWVKVIETNLIGTLHCIKAVSLHMLLAQSGSIVNVTSIAGISGIERISSYCASKAGVIGLTRSLSKEYAPYNVRVNAVAPGYTEDTGMLYRIPEEQLKKIKDRVPLQRFALPKEIVDSVSFLASDQSTYITGQTLVVDGGYTA
- a CDS encoding ACP S-malonyltransferase — translated: MKTAVVFPGFSPSSYPEVQEFIESNGYAEKWYSRAEDILGYSLKEAFREATEADWEINELAFLINTLALADYAGENHSLTPEYCMGSSFGGMIGAVYTGSLSLADALWLSYQSTNREKRYMTERIFNRYQTDFIYQYPAERVMQDVRDYTEKGKYLEISSYLSRNLVAVSGEMDVIREMKKKVRQARGISLFTMDRLIHCKKLKEIKEIVGREVHSKVSFRPPRIPMISDIDGSILVEPVKIKNLLLDWFDQPVRMHLAKTTMKKCGIEKVFVVGPRSIFGSLMSEDFSVEVISPETACQTATG
- a CDS encoding ACP S-malonyltransferase, translated to MTKTAVLFPPFLVNIQPGAYRDLYDRYSCIREKFEEASDALGVDLRKTFFSDDEKKVNHGPSARSSIITISTAIFEMVKDRFPQGDYYLGLSLGQLCAAHASECYSFADMIRMVYKMAFMEYKAFHGSNYGVYFYYNTDSRWLLQTMEKLMDEGHYLKPCAFMADSQMLVTGDIEGLEKLNQKVSDHGGLGIINPNGFPAHCPLMQDVKEDFKRSVIDPLTIEAPRVPLVCNYTAEILTTSEEVRTGLIEQYTSPVLWRQSMERLHKEGVQNVVIIGPGNMIFKSMAYLPYSFNILTYLNLEELERSQAG
- a CDS encoding GNAT family N-acetyltransferase, giving the protein MKGHLVQIAPLEEEDFKLMSQWLRPSMASALGSGKQDFVRADQLKEEITKGPVNYVTILTHHDEKIGFVSWKKMQYEGSYELGGIVGDQKLWDSGCGAEATFLVMDHLFQFKNAHRVQFITGLFNKRTMSMLMKHHVVMEGILRDYNFVDGEYHDAVIWSVLRDEYYSVAEYGTPTTVIPEEEKAQAKEEFRKFLEEKWSTEIFDNLVRDGR